The Verrucomicrobiota bacterium genome includes a window with the following:
- the amrS gene encoding AmmeMemoRadiSam system radical SAM enzyme — MKHEAKYGTVLDDGRVQCSLCPKLCTMKEGQFGFCRTRTNDGGRLITVIYAEVTGCGVDPIEKKPLYHYFPGRGILSLGTKGCNFGCLFCQNWQIAQRADAPSHVLMPEDAVALALRHDSFGIAYTYTEPLIWFEYVLDTARFAHERGLKNVLVTNGYVCEAPLEELLPHIDAANIDVKSFDPEFYRRMCKGELAPVLRTIERVRAHWHVELTHLVVPYKAETAILDDVRRMRDWVADTLGRDTPLHFSRYFPHHKLDLPPTGEALLDRARAIALEKLDHVYLGNVAAAEGTHTVCPGCGATLIRRLGYRTVVAGIKDGRCTQCGRAVNVVGA, encoded by the coding sequence ATGAAGCACGAGGCGAAATACGGCACCGTGCTCGACGACGGGCGCGTGCAGTGCTCGCTTTGCCCGAAGCTGTGCACGATGAAGGAGGGGCAGTTCGGCTTCTGCCGCACGCGCACCAACGACGGTGGCCGGCTCATCACGGTCATCTACGCCGAGGTGACCGGCTGCGGCGTCGACCCGATCGAGAAGAAGCCCCTCTACCACTACTTCCCCGGCCGGGGGATCCTCAGCCTCGGCACGAAGGGCTGCAACTTCGGCTGCCTCTTCTGCCAGAACTGGCAGATCGCCCAGCGCGCCGACGCGCCGTCGCACGTCCTCATGCCCGAGGACGCTGTCGCGCTCGCGCTGCGCCACGACTCGTTCGGCATCGCCTACACCTACACCGAGCCGCTCATCTGGTTCGAGTACGTGCTCGACACGGCCCGGTTCGCCCACGAGCGCGGGCTCAAGAACGTGCTCGTGACCAACGGGTACGTCTGCGAGGCGCCGCTTGAGGAGCTGCTCCCGCACATCGACGCAGCGAACATCGACGTCAAGTCGTTCGACCCCGAGTTCTACCGCCGCATGTGCAAGGGCGAATTGGCGCCCGTGCTGCGCACGATCGAGCGCGTGCGCGCGCACTGGCACGTCGAACTGACCCACCTCGTCGTGCCGTACAAGGCCGAGACGGCCATCCTCGACGACGTGCGCCGCATGCGCGATTGGGTGGCCGACACGCTTGGGCGCGACACCCCGCTCCACTTCTCGCGCTACTTCCCGCACCACAAGCTCGACCTGCCGCCGACCGGCGAGGCGCTGCTCGACCGCGCGCGAGCGATCGCCTTAGAGAAGCTCGACCACGTCTACCTCGGCAACGTCGCCGCCGCCGAGGGTACGCACACGGTCTGTCCCGGCTGCGGGGCGACGCTCATCAGAAGGCTCGGCTACCGTACCGTTGTCGCCGGCATCAAGGATGGCCGCTGCACGCAGTGCGGCCGGGCCGTCAACGTCGTCGGTGCGTAA
- a CDS encoding N-acetyltransferase, with amino-acid sequence MVNQPLQTGRVRKAHVKDAERIQALVNYWAKQDEMLFRPLSEIYESLRDFWVWEQDGHVLGTTALHVDWKDLAEIRSMAVDPDEQGRGIGTALVRRCLAEARELGVERVFALTYRPGFFARFGFHECSKEELPRKIWSDCVRCHKFPNCDEIAVMLRLEDVPAESAPA; translated from the coding sequence ATGGTCAATCAACCGCTGCAGACGGGCCGCGTGCGCAAGGCCCACGTCAAGGACGCCGAACGGATCCAGGCGCTCGTCAACTACTGGGCCAAGCAGGACGAGATGCTGTTCCGGCCGCTGTCGGAGATCTACGAGTCGCTGCGCGACTTCTGGGTCTGGGAGCAGGACGGCCACGTGCTCGGCACGACGGCGCTTCACGTCGACTGGAAGGATCTGGCCGAGATTCGCTCGATGGCCGTCGATCCGGACGAACAGGGCCGCGGGATCGGCACGGCGCTCGTGCGCCGGTGCCTGGCCGAAGCGCGCGAGCTCGGCGTCGAGCGGGTCTTTGCCCTCACGTACCGTCCCGGCTTCTTTGCGCGGTTCGGTTTCCACGAGTGCTCGAAGGAAGAGCTGCCACGCAAGATCTGGAGCGACTGCGTGCGCTGCCACAAGTTCCCCAACTGCGACGAGATAGCCGTGATGCTCCGGCTAGAGGACGTCCCGGCGGAGAGCGCCCCGGCATGA
- a CDS encoding PHP domain-containing protein: MMPNASQSAPRVADLHVHTTASDGHWSSGDVVRYLAEIGFSAVGIADHDEISGIPEAIEAGRACGVEIVPAVELSTAVGEKEVHILGYHIDCEARELREVLEACRTHRRHRMDTMVERLAKVGVPIDIGRVHELAGEGAIGRPHLAQAMIEAGHVRTIDEAFVRYLSPGLPGYAPKWKMTPAEACAFVRRIGGVPVLAHPMLLRDDALVAQIIRDGALGLEAYYAYVSPEVTTRYVRMAETAGLVVTGGSDCHQIDGSIAMGRVRLPHARVEALRERWRALQAGR, translated from the coding sequence ATGATGCCGAACGCCAGTCAGTCCGCCCCGCGCGTCGCCGATCTCCATGTCCACACGACCGCCTCCGATGGCCACTGGTCGTCGGGCGACGTCGTGCGCTACCTCGCCGAGATCGGCTTCAGCGCCGTCGGCATCGCCGATCATGACGAGATCAGCGGCATCCCCGAGGCGATCGAGGCGGGCCGAGCCTGCGGCGTCGAGATCGTGCCCGCCGTCGAGCTCAGCACAGCCGTCGGCGAGAAGGAAGTGCACATCCTCGGCTACCACATCGATTGCGAGGCGCGCGAGCTGCGCGAGGTGCTCGAGGCGTGCCGCACCCACCGGCGCCACCGTATGGACACGATGGTCGAGCGCCTCGCCAAGGTCGGCGTCCCCATTGACATCGGCCGCGTCCACGAGCTCGCCGGCGAGGGCGCCATCGGCCGCCCACACCTGGCGCAGGCCATGATCGAGGCCGGCCATGTGCGCACCATCGACGAGGCGTTCGTGCGCTACCTGTCGCCCGGCCTGCCCGGCTATGCGCCGAAGTGGAAGATGACGCCGGCCGAGGCCTGCGCGTTCGTGCGCCGCATCGGGGGCGTGCCCGTGCTCGCTCATCCGATGCTGCTCAGAGACGACGCGCTCGTTGCCCAGATCATCCGCGACGGCGCCCTCGGCCTCGAAGCGTATTACGCCTACGTCTCACCCGAGGTCACTACTCGCTATGTGCGCATGGCCGAGACGGCCGGCCTGGTCGTTACCGGTGGCTCGGACTGCCACCAGATAGACGGCAGTATCGCTATGGGCCGGGTGCGGCTGCCGCACGCGCGAGTCGAGGCCTTGCGCGAGCGCTGGCGGGCTCTCCAGGCCGGGCGGTAG
- a CDS encoding type IV pilus twitching motility protein PilT: MLDIHTLLADMVTRGASDLHLKVGNHPFLRVDSVLTPTDYDIVTADDTQRISREIMSDIHRRKFEADNEVDFAYEYSGVGRFRTNVFRQRGSVGIVMRMVKMEVPSFEELGLPRQIGQIALSERGIILVTGTTSCGKSTTLASMINWINQNRKKHIMTVEDPIEYLHRDKTSIINQREVGLDTISFHRALKHVMRQDPDVIVIGEMRDAESFMASLAASDTGHLVFSTLHTTNASQAIGRILDFFQEHEREQVRLQLSTNLRAVICQRLVPRAAGTGVIPSVEIMVGTLTVQKMIYENKLDRLTAAIETGQDEGMQTFNQSLLKLFNEKLITREAALEYSSNPEALKMNMQGIFLDEARRILAQ, from the coding sequence ATGCTCGACATCCACACTCTGCTGGCCGACATGGTGACCCGCGGCGCATCCGACTTGCACCTCAAGGTCGGCAACCATCCCTTCCTCCGCGTCGACAGCGTTCTGACGCCGACCGACTACGACATTGTCACCGCCGACGACACGCAGCGGATCTCGCGCGAAATCATGAGCGACATCCACCGGCGCAAGTTCGAGGCCGATAACGAGGTCGACTTTGCCTACGAGTACTCGGGTGTCGGCCGGTTCCGCACCAACGTGTTCCGCCAGCGCGGCTCGGTGGGCATCGTCATGCGCATGGTCAAGATGGAGGTCCCGAGCTTCGAGGAGTTGGGGCTGCCGCGCCAGATCGGCCAGATCGCGCTCAGTGAGCGCGGCATCATTCTGGTCACCGGCACAACGAGCTGCGGCAAGTCCACTACGCTCGCCTCGATGATCAACTGGATCAACCAGAACCGCAAGAAGCACATCATGACCGTCGAGGACCCGATCGAGTACCTCCACCGCGACAAGACGTCGATCATTAACCAGCGCGAGGTCGGCCTCGACACGATCTCGTTCCACCGCGCGCTCAAGCACGTCATGCGCCAGGATCCCGACGTGATCGTCATCGGCGAGATGCGCGACGCCGAGAGCTTCATGGCCTCGCTCGCCGCCTCGGACACCGGCCACCTGGTGTTCTCGACGCTGCACACGACCAACGCTTCGCAGGCCATCGGTCGCATCCTCGACTTCTTCCAGGAGCACGAACGCGAGCAGGTTCGCCTCCAGCTCTCGACCAACCTGCGCGCGGTGATCTGCCAGCGCCTCGTGCCGCGCGCGGCCGGCACCGGGGTGATCCCCAGCGTCGAGATCATGGTCGGCACGCTCACCGTGCAAAAAATGATCTACGAGAATAAGCTCGACCGCCTGACCGCCGCCATCGAGACCGGCCAGGACGAGGGGATGCAGACCTTCAACCAGTCGCTGCTCAAGCTGTTCAACGAGAAGCTTATCACGCGCGAGGCCGCGCTCGAATACTCGTCGAATCCCGAGGCGCTCAAGATGAACATGCAGGGCATCTTCCTCGATGAGGCCCGGCGCATCCTGGCCCAGTAG
- the nrdR gene encoding transcriptional repressor NrdR, protein MKCPFCKTPDSKVIDSRSSSEGFIIRRRRECDRCGARFTTYERVEHAPMRVIKRDGRREAFERDKLQRSLEVACRKRPVPTEAIDNVIDLIENEISNIAGREIGSTQLGELVMRELRKLDEVAYVRFASVYRAFSDIDEFVDEAKRVETDRREEAIRRRTGDLFKERS, encoded by the coding sequence ATGAAGTGCCCTTTCTGCAAGACGCCCGACTCGAAGGTGATCGACTCGCGCAGCTCGAGTGAGGGCTTCATTATCCGCCGCCGGCGCGAATGCGACCGCTGCGGTGCGCGCTTTACCACCTACGAGCGCGTCGAGCACGCGCCGATGCGCGTCATCAAGCGCGACGGCCGGCGCGAGGCCTTCGAGCGCGACAAGCTCCAGCGCTCGCTCGAGGTCGCCTGCCGCAAGCGCCCTGTGCCGACCGAGGCCATCGACAACGTCATCGACCTGATCGAAAACGAGATCTCGAACATCGCCGGCCGCGAGATCGGCTCAACGCAGCTCGGCGAGCTCGTCATGCGCGAGCTCCGCAAGCTCGACGAGGTTGCCTACGTGCGGTTCGCGTCCGTCTACCGCGCGTTCAGCGACATCGACGAGTTCGTTGACGAGGCCAAGCGCGTCGAGACCGACCGCCGCGAGGAGGCCATCCGCCGCCGCACCGGCGACTTGTTCAAGGAGCGCTCGTAG
- a CDS encoding biopolymer transporter ExbD — protein sequence MARKKKDRFGLSGEVHFQMAPLIDCVFLILIFFICVTNFDKVEREDLRLAYADTADEYTKDKGTLVVQVRPDGTIVAGGKPMRHQPKEELQNYFQNLVDRLGTTNYRVAIRADKRARWKEIKDIYRAAASVGLTRVTLVTETRQRPGEGGAGTSEEHLLGLGTGEDEDDETLDGAESDLPEEE from the coding sequence ATGGCGCGCAAGAAGAAAGACCGCTTTGGGCTCAGCGGCGAGGTCCATTTCCAGATGGCCCCGCTGATCGACTGCGTGTTTCTGATCCTGATCTTCTTCATCTGTGTGACCAACTTCGACAAAGTCGAGCGCGAGGACCTGCGGCTCGCCTATGCCGACACCGCCGATGAGTACACCAAGGACAAAGGCACACTCGTGGTCCAGGTGCGCCCCGACGGCACGATCGTGGCGGGCGGAAAGCCCATGAGGCACCAGCCCAAGGAAGAGCTTCAGAACTACTTCCAGAACCTGGTCGACCGGCTCGGCACCACCAACTACCGTGTGGCCATCCGCGCCGACAAGCGAGCCCGCTGGAAGGAGATCAAGGACATCTACCGGGCCGCCGCCAGTGTCGGGTTGACCCGTGTCACGCTCGTGACCGAGACGCGCCAGCGCCCGGGTGAAGGAGGCGCCGGGACGAGCGAAGAACACCTGCTCGGACTGGGCACCGGCGAGGACGAGGACGACGAGACCCTCGACGGTGCGGAGTCTGATCTGCCCGAGGAAGAATAA
- a CDS encoding VanZ family protein — protein sequence MSALARLISPLVRPWPSLGAWLLLVFVGSSVPMGEGPPVDFPVSPDKIAHCLAYVVMSALAVRALWRPGRSWWLVVAAVVGAMAFGVLIEGWQSLLGNRSCELGDVIADAIGAAIGGGLAVGGSIEHHRRTGTGRTRVGHGEVQRRETD from the coding sequence GTGAGCGCGCTCGCCCGCCTCATCTCTCCACTCGTGCGGCCGTGGCCCAGCCTCGGCGCGTGGCTCCTGCTCGTGTTCGTCGGGTCGAGTGTGCCGATGGGCGAAGGCCCGCCGGTTGACTTCCCCGTCTCGCCCGATAAAATCGCTCATTGTCTGGCATACGTGGTGATGTCAGCCTTGGCGGTGCGAGCCCTGTGGCGGCCCGGGCGGTCGTGGTGGCTGGTGGTCGCGGCCGTGGTCGGAGCGATGGCGTTCGGCGTGCTGATCGAAGGGTGGCAGTCGCTGCTGGGCAACCGCTCGTGCGAGCTGGGCGACGTGATCGCTGACGCGATCGGCGCCGCGATCGGCGGCGGGCTTGCCGTGGGCGGCTCCATCGAGCACCACAGGCGCACGGGCACAGGAAGGACACGGGTCGGCCATGGCGAAGTGCAGCGTCGAGAAACGGATTGA
- a CDS encoding metallophosphoesterase family protein, producing MKIAILSDIHANMPALEATLSAIEAEGVDRIICGGDLVGYNAEPQQVIDRVRALEIPCVMGNHDAAVAGLTDPELFNAPARAAVEWTAHQLDEGAIDYLRGLPYVTRVESFTLVHGTLHNPEQWGYIFNAHEAEEHFRHQRDTLCFIGHSHIPGVFIAGDMITLSRGSRVRVQAGHRYVVNVGSVGQPRDNNPASSYVIYDMIDNVIHFRRVPYDVRTTQQRILDAGLPNVLAMRLGLGK from the coding sequence GTGAAAATCGCCATCCTGAGTGATATCCACGCAAACATGCCCGCACTCGAGGCGACATTGAGCGCCATCGAGGCCGAGGGCGTCGACCGGATCATCTGCGGCGGTGATCTGGTCGGCTACAACGCCGAGCCGCAGCAGGTCATCGACCGGGTCCGCGCGCTCGAGATCCCCTGCGTGATGGGCAACCACGACGCGGCGGTGGCCGGGCTGACCGATCCGGAGCTGTTCAATGCGCCGGCGCGCGCCGCAGTCGAGTGGACGGCGCACCAGCTCGATGAGGGCGCGATCGATTACCTGCGCGGGCTGCCGTACGTGACGCGCGTCGAGAGCTTTACGCTCGTCCACGGCACGCTGCACAACCCCGAGCAGTGGGGCTACATCTTCAACGCCCACGAGGCCGAGGAGCATTTCCGCCATCAGCGCGACACGCTGTGCTTCATCGGGCACTCGCACATCCCTGGGGTGTTCATCGCCGGCGACATGATCACGCTGAGCCGCGGCAGCCGGGTGCGTGTCCAGGCCGGCCATCGCTACGTGGTCAACGTGGGCAGCGTCGGTCAGCCGCGCGACAACAACCCGGCTTCGTCATACGTGATCTACGACATGATCGACAACGTGATCCACTTCCGTCGCGTGCCGTATGACGTGCGGACGACTCAGCAGAGGATCCTCGACGCAGGGCTGCCCAATGTGCTCGCCATGCGGCTCGGGCTGGGCAAGTGA
- a CDS encoding potassium channel protein, whose product MSLQKLLALSISIFLVVLLIGFVGFLVLNGGQDPLRSLYMAIITVFSVGYEEVIPVKDNPAAEVFTILFIVAGMTSFVFVTATATGFILEGYLHQILWRKKMHKRIEHLNEHYIVCGSGDTGHHVIEEFAKMGVPFVVIDRNRERVERLAGSEGFCYIEGDATDEDLLKEAGVERARGLVTSLPDDKSNLFVVLTARGLNKTMRIVARAVDEGTPAKLLKVGADAVISPNSIGGLRMASEMLRPNVTTFLDIMMRDRRNTLRFEEATIQDDSEFAGKTIAEADVGKKTGAIIVAVRDAETGHYTFNPRGDTPLKVNDVMVLIGDLDQITKLRRLAAKRGLTITETSGAAPVNPDAGERTDA is encoded by the coding sequence ATGAGCCTACAGAAGCTCCTGGCCCTATCGATCAGCATCTTCCTCGTCGTGCTTCTCATCGGGTTTGTGGGCTTCCTGGTCCTCAACGGCGGCCAGGACCCGCTCCGGTCGCTGTACATGGCTATCATCACTGTTTTCAGCGTCGGCTATGAGGAGGTCATCCCGGTTAAGGACAACCCGGCAGCAGAGGTCTTCACGATCCTGTTCATCGTGGCGGGCATGACGAGCTTTGTCTTCGTCACGGCCACCGCAACGGGCTTTATTCTGGAAGGCTACCTCCACCAGATCCTCTGGAGGAAGAAGATGCACAAGCGAATCGAACATCTTAATGAGCACTACATTGTCTGCGGCTCGGGCGACACAGGGCACCATGTGATCGAGGAATTCGCCAAGATGGGTGTCCCCTTCGTCGTCATCGACCGCAACAGGGAGCGCGTCGAGCGCCTCGCAGGGAGTGAGGGGTTCTGCTATATCGAGGGCGACGCGACAGACGAGGACCTGCTCAAGGAGGCCGGCGTTGAACGGGCGCGCGGACTGGTCACCTCGTTGCCCGACGACAAGTCAAACCTCTTCGTCGTGCTCACAGCGCGCGGACTCAACAAGACGATGCGCATCGTCGCGCGCGCCGTCGATGAGGGCACGCCGGCCAAGCTTCTCAAGGTCGGCGCCGACGCCGTGATCAGCCCGAACAGCATCGGCGGGCTGCGCATGGCCAGCGAGATGCTGCGGCCCAACGTGACAACGTTCCTCGACATCATGATGCGCGACCGACGCAACACGCTCCGGTTCGAGGAGGCAACGATCCAGGACGACAGCGAGTTCGCGGGCAAGACGATCGCCGAGGCCGACGTCGGCAAGAAGACGGGGGCTATTATTGTCGCCGTGCGCGACGCCGAGACCGGCCACTACACGTTCAACCCGCGCGGCGACACGCCGCTCAAGGTGAACGACGTCATGGTGCTCATCGGCGACCTCGACCAGATCACCAAGCTGCGCCGACTGGCCGCGAAACGGGGTCTGACGATCACCGAAACCTCCGGCGCCGCCCCGGTCAACCCCGATGCAGGAGAACGTACCGATGCGTAA
- the ligA gene encoding NAD-dependent DNA ligase LigA: protein MAKCSVEKRIERLRTEIRRHDHKYYVEDSPEISDAEYDALLRELREIEAAHPDLVTPDSPTQRVAPEPVSALAKVTYSVPMLSLDNTYSHDELRAFDERVRRTLETAEPVDYEVEFKIDGAAVGLRYEGGRLVVGYTRGDGRTGEDVTHNLRTIAAVPLALPTGAPPLLEVRGEVYMARAEFERVNAAQLEAGLEPFANPRNTAAGTLKLLDARIAAGRRLDIVLYGVGEHEGVEFPLQHGLVEYLKELGFKVLAESRVCRGVEAVLEVCDAWQPRRHELPFDIDGVVVKVNDRRLHDVLGATSKAPRWAIAYKFPAEQATTTLREILVQVGRTGTLTPVAVVDPVQLAGTTVTRATLHNEDEVRRKDVRVGDTVLMEKGGDIIPKVVKVIVEKRTGREKPFHMPLKCPACGAPVERLEGEVAVRCTNVGCPAQARRRIGHFAGRGAMDIDGLGEKLVDQLCESGLVEDYADLYALQAEKVAALERMGETSAGKLIKAIAASKARPLDRLIFALGIPSIGARAAEILAGAFGSLDELMAADAETLEALDEIGPATADCIVKFFANERNRVVIEKLRRAGVTLRGEKRVATGDVLAGKTIVITGTLSRPRAEFEAAIKANGGRPSGSVSAKTSYVLAGENPGSKLEKARQLGILVLTEVEFWAMLGGQR from the coding sequence ATGGCGAAGTGCAGCGTCGAGAAACGGATTGAGCGACTCCGGACCGAGATCCGCCGCCACGACCACAAGTACTACGTCGAGGACAGCCCCGAGATCTCCGACGCCGAGTACGACGCGCTCCTGCGCGAGCTGCGCGAGATCGAGGCCGCGCACCCCGACTTGGTCACACCCGATTCCCCCACCCAGCGCGTGGCCCCCGAGCCGGTGAGCGCGCTTGCCAAAGTCACGTACTCCGTGCCGATGCTCAGCCTCGATAACACCTATTCTCACGATGAGCTGCGCGCCTTCGACGAGCGCGTGCGCCGAACGCTCGAGACGGCGGAGCCGGTGGACTACGAGGTCGAGTTCAAAATCGATGGCGCAGCCGTCGGTCTGCGTTACGAGGGGGGCCGGCTCGTCGTCGGCTACACGCGCGGCGACGGCCGCACGGGCGAAGACGTGACCCATAACCTGCGCACGATCGCGGCAGTGCCCCTCGCGCTCCCCACCGGGGCGCCGCCACTGCTCGAGGTGCGCGGCGAGGTCTACATGGCGCGCGCCGAGTTCGAGCGCGTCAATGCGGCGCAGCTCGAGGCGGGACTCGAACCATTCGCCAACCCGCGCAACACGGCGGCCGGCACGCTCAAGCTGCTCGACGCGCGCATCGCCGCCGGACGCCGGCTCGACATCGTCCTCTACGGCGTGGGCGAACACGAGGGCGTCGAGTTCCCCTTGCAGCACGGGCTTGTCGAATACCTCAAGGAACTCGGCTTCAAGGTGCTGGCCGAGTCGCGCGTGTGCCGCGGCGTCGAGGCCGTGCTCGAGGTGTGCGACGCGTGGCAGCCGCGGCGCCACGAGCTGCCGTTCGACATCGACGGCGTGGTCGTCAAGGTCAACGACCGCCGGCTCCACGACGTGCTCGGGGCGACGTCCAAGGCCCCGCGCTGGGCGATCGCCTACAAGTTCCCCGCCGAGCAAGCGACGACGACGCTGCGCGAGATCCTCGTCCAGGTCGGCCGCACGGGCACGCTCACGCCCGTGGCGGTGGTCGACCCCGTGCAGCTCGCCGGCACGACGGTGACGCGCGCGACGCTGCACAACGAGGACGAGGTTCGACGGAAGGACGTGCGCGTTGGCGACACCGTGCTCATGGAGAAGGGTGGCGACATCATCCCGAAAGTGGTCAAGGTCATCGTCGAGAAGCGCACGGGCCGCGAGAAGCCGTTCCACATGCCGCTCAAGTGCCCGGCGTGCGGCGCGCCCGTCGAGCGGCTCGAGGGCGAGGTGGCTGTCCGCTGCACGAACGTGGGGTGCCCGGCGCAGGCCAGGCGCCGGATCGGCCACTTCGCCGGGCGCGGCGCGATGGACATCGACGGGCTGGGCGAGAAGCTCGTTGACCAACTGTGCGAGAGCGGCCTCGTCGAGGACTATGCCGACCTCTACGCACTCCAGGCCGAGAAGGTCGCCGCGCTCGAGCGGATGGGCGAGACAAGCGCCGGGAAGCTTATCAAGGCGATCGCGGCGAGCAAGGCCCGGCCGCTCGACCGGCTGATCTTCGCGCTCGGCATCCCGTCGATCGGCGCGCGCGCGGCCGAGATTCTCGCCGGGGCGTTCGGCTCACTCGACGAGCTCATGGCGGCAGACGCCGAGACGCTCGAGGCGCTGGACGAGATCGGCCCGGCCACGGCCGACTGCATCGTGAAGTTCTTCGCCAACGAGCGCAACCGGGTCGTGATCGAGAAGCTGCGGCGCGCGGGCGTCACCCTGCGCGGCGAGAAGCGCGTGGCCACCGGCGACGTGCTCGCCGGCAAGACGATCGTAATCACCGGCACGCTGAGCCGGCCCCGGGCCGAGTTCGAGGCGGCGATCAAGGCCAACGGCGGGCGCCCGAGCGGCAGTGTAAGCGCCAAGACGAGCTATGTGCTCGCCGGGGAGAATCCAGGCTCGAAGCTGGAGAAGGCGCGCCAGCTCGGCATCCTGGTCTTGACCGAAGTCGAGTTCTGGGCAATGCTAGGTGGGCAACGATAG
- a CDS encoding ABC transporter ATP-binding protein: MDESGVLIDPSYPGPVVETTALHRVFAMGTSEVRALDGLELRIERGEMVAIMGASGSGKSTLLYLLGCLDRPTEGSYRLMGQDVSELDDEQLSAIRNTLIGFVFQTFHLIPQLTVLENAEVPLFYRGTPPHERRERATALLEMVGLGDRLHHRPNELSGGQMQRVAIARALVNDPVLLLADEPTGNLDSHSGEEILKIFDKLHEAGRTIVLITHDSHVGERCQRIVHLRDGKVLLEETPPGA; the protein is encoded by the coding sequence ATGGATGAGAGCGGCGTCCTGATCGATCCCAGCTACCCCGGCCCCGTTGTGGAGACAACGGCCCTGCACCGCGTTTTCGCCATGGGCACGAGCGAGGTGCGTGCGCTCGACGGCCTCGAGCTGCGCATCGAGCGCGGCGAGATGGTAGCCATCATGGGCGCATCGGGCTCGGGCAAGTCGACGCTGCTGTATCTGCTGGGCTGTCTCGACCGGCCCACGGAAGGCTCGTACCGGCTCATGGGGCAGGACGTGTCCGAGCTCGACGACGAGCAACTGAGCGCCATCCGCAACACGCTGATCGGGTTCGTGTTCCAGACCTTCCACCTCATCCCGCAGCTCACCGTGCTCGAGAACGCCGAGGTGCCGCTGTTCTACCGCGGCACACCTCCGCACGAGCGCCGCGAGCGCGCCACGGCGCTCCTCGAGATGGTCGGCCTCGGCGATCGCTTGCACCACCGGCCGAACGAGCTGAGCGGCGGCCAGATGCAGCGCGTCGCCATAGCGCGCGCGCTGGTCAACGATCCCGTGTTACTGCTTGCCGACGAGCCGACGGGCAACCTCGACAGCCACTCGGGCGAGGAAATTCTTAAGATCTTCGACAAGCTCCACGAAGCGGGCCGCACGATCGTGCTCATCACCCACGACAGCCACGTCGGCGAACGTTGCCAGCGCATCGTGCACCTGCGCGACGGCAAGGTCCTCCTCGAAGAGACTCCACCCGGCGCATGA
- a CDS encoding biopolymer transporter ExbD has translation MAPMIDCVFLLLIFFLVATSFIHPESQVPTDLPRKEQREQDEETPTQFIVMVTKHGRIKLNGHDSTLARLRAALVSQVAHGEEAYVFIDAEDEAQHEFFVKVLDLVREVGAKVTVQPPYEEID, from the coding sequence ATGGCGCCGATGATCGACTGCGTCTTCCTGCTGCTCATCTTCTTCCTGGTCGCCACCTCGTTCATCCACCCGGAGTCGCAGGTGCCCACCGACCTGCCGCGCAAGGAACAGCGCGAACAGGATGAGGAGACGCCGACACAGTTCATCGTGATGGTGACCAAGCACGGCCGTATCAAGCTCAACGGCCACGACAGCACGCTGGCGCGTCTGCGCGCGGCGCTCGTTTCGCAGGTCGCCCACGGCGAGGAGGCCTACGTCTTCATCGACGCCGAGGACGAGGCGCAGCACGAGTTCTTCGTCAAGGTGCTCGACCTCGTGCGCGAGGTCGGCGCCAAGGTCACCGTGCAGCCGCCCTATGAGGAGATCGACTAG
- a CDS encoding acylphosphatase, translating into MKRLHATFSGTVQGVGFRYTAIRIARRAGVTGWARNLADGRVETVAEGSGQALEQFVRELREFFEGCVCEVQTEWGEATGQFADFGVRY; encoded by the coding sequence ATGAAGCGCTTGCATGCCACGTTTTCCGGCACGGTGCAGGGGGTAGGCTTCCGCTATACGGCGATTCGCATCGCGCGGCGCGCGGGGGTCACGGGTTGGGCCAGGAATCTGGCGGACGGCCGGGTCGAGACGGTGGCCGAGGGTTCCGGGCAGGCGCTTGAGCAATTCGTGCGTGAGCTGCGCGAGTTCTTCGAAGGCTGCGTGTGCGAAGTGCAGACTGAGTGGGGCGAAGCGACGGGGCAGTTTGCCGACTTTGGCGTTCGTTACTGA